DNA sequence from the Saccopteryx leptura isolate mSacLep1 chromosome 4, mSacLep1_pri_phased_curated, whole genome shotgun sequence genome:
ATATgccaaagaacttaaaaaaacatGCAAAGCTGTGCTAGCCTGCGTGGGAGTCTGGATAATGACCCTGACAACCACCACCCCACTCCTACTGCTCTATGAAGACCCCGATAAAGCCTCCATCCCTGCTACCTGCCTGAAAATTTCTgacatcatttatttaaaatctattaaCATACTGAACTTCACTcgactgatattttttttcttgattcctCTGTTCATCATGATTGGGTGCTACTTGGTCATTATTCACAGTCTCCTTCATGGCAGGACATCTAAGCTGAAACCAAAAGTCAAGGAGAAGTCTATAAGGATCATCATCACCCTCCTGGTGCAGGTGCTCGTCTGCTTTACGCCTTTCCACATCTGTTTTGCTTTCCTGATGCTGGATGGGGACGAGAACAGTTACAATCCCTGGGGAGCCTTTACCACCTTCCTCATGAACCTCAGTACCTGTCTGGATGTGATTCTCTACTACATTGTTTCGAAACAATTTCAGGCTCGAGTCATCAGTGTCATGCTATACCGCAATTACCTTCGGAGTGTGCGCAGAAAAAGCTTCCGATCAGGTAGTTTACGGTCACTAAGCAACATAAACAGTGAAATGTTATGAATGATAAGTTTTTTAGTcttcaatctccttaaatttgcTTTACTAATTACCCTAGAGTCAGTGGATGTTTTGTAATATTATCAAGTCCCTTCtctcctgaaaaaataaaatctaatttaaaaactcttttgtggggcctgatctgtggtggcacagtggataaaattgGAACCtttgggcttacccagtcaaggaacagataggaagcaactactacaagctgatgcctcctgcttctccccccaccccgccccctcttattctctctctctctctcccctctctaaaatcaataaataaaatctttttttaaaaatcttttgtggGATCTTATTGTggcaatataattaaatattctgaaatattctaataaactcattatttttatttttaaattttaaaaaatgtttgttttgacatggtttcaaatgtcccactcaatataacagtCTCTACACACCACACTgtgcccccatgccccatgcgaagtctctttccaccccattTCCCCTCCTTTGCACCCTTCTCCCCCTACATCCAACCCCACTTTCCCTTGGGCTTAtgctactgtgtgtgtgtgtgtgtgtgtgtgtgtgtgtgtgtgtgtgtgtgttaaaatttGTATAGAATATTTTCATGAGATATTAGGAGAAAACATCCAATTTGTGTTTCATATTCAAGCCTTATCTAAATATGCAGTTGACTTAGCTTTTTGGATTTAATTCTATGTACAAGTGAGTCATGATATCAAGTCAGTAGGAAAAATATCCAGCTactatttgaaataatttgatgAAAGTATTTTAAATCTAGATGCAGCTCCCTTTGGCTAATTTATATTCAGAATTGGGGGTCCAAACCCAGCATTTTTGTGTTCTAAGCCTAACTTCCAGAATCCTTACAAAAATAACTCATCACTGTTATTTgctgctaagcaaaataagtgggAGTAAGCACTTGAGGGAGCCTGTAGAAGCCATGACCATTGGCTCTCCGAAACtctgaattcattttcttttggaaaCAGGCCATAGTTATTCAATAAACACTGACAGCCTACCAAGCACCAGACTCTACTTAAGACCAATGggagcacctgaccaggcggtggcacagtggaaagcgtgctggactgggacatggaggacccaggttcgaaaccctgaggtcaccgatttGAGAGCGGgctatctggcttgagcgcagggtcactggtttgagcatgggatcatagacatgacctcatggttactggcttgaatccaaaggtcgctggcttgaagcccaaggtcactggcttaagaaaggggtcactcggtctgctgtagcctctccaCCCCCagtcaacacacatatgagaaagcaattgatgaacaactaaggtgctgcaacgaagaactgat
Encoded proteins:
- the GPR18 gene encoding N-arachidonyl glycine receptor — protein: MDKSSQVSCPSINCKMTTSHNQAQPGSSNSSYPDEYKIAALVFYSIIFIIGLFVNVTALWVFSCTTKKRTTVTIYMMNVALLDLIFIMSLPFRMFYYAKGEWPFGKYFCQILGALTVFYPSIALWLLAFISADRYMAIVQPKYAKELKKTCKAVLACVGVWIMTLTTTTPLLLLYEDPDKASIPATCLKISDIIYLKSINILNFTRLIFFFLIPLFIMIGCYLVIIHSLLHGRTSKLKPKVKEKSIRIIITLLVQVLVCFTPFHICFAFLMLDGDENSYNPWGAFTTFLMNLSTCLDVILYYIVSKQFQARVISVMLYRNYLRSVRRKSFRSGSLRSLSNINSEML